A window of the Vigna angularis cultivar LongXiaoDou No.4 chromosome 3, ASM1680809v1, whole genome shotgun sequence genome harbors these coding sequences:
- the LOC108325108 gene encoding cytochrome P450 CYP73A100 — MSFQIKKPIFSALVSVLLISITKLFHSYFSIPFSPFNVSIPIATTLSVLIICKFFLTSKTHSSTPPGPLSVPIFGNWLQVGNDLNHRLLASMSQTYGPVFLLKLGSKNLVVVSDPELATQVLHSQGVEFGSRPRNVVFDIFTGNGQDMVFTVYGDHWRKMRRIMTLPFFTNKVVHNYSSMWEEEMDLVVRDLNLNERVRSEGIVIRKRLQLMLYNIMYRMMFDAKFESQEDPLFIQATRFNSERSRLAQSFEYNYGDFIPLLRPFLRGYLNKCKDLQSRRLAFFNTHYVEKRRQIMAANGEKHKISCAIDHIIDAQMKGEISEENVIYIVENINVAAIETTLWSMEWAIAELVNHPSVQKKIRDEISEVLKGEPVTESNLHELPYLQATVKETLRLHTPIPLLVPHMNLEEAKLGGYTIPKESKVVVNAWWLANNPSWWKNPEEFRPERFLQEECATDAVAGGKVDFRFVPFGVGRRSCPGIILALPILGLVIAKMVSNFELSAPKGTKIDVSEKGGQFSLHIANHSTVLFHPIRTL; from the exons atgagTTTTCAAATCAAGAAACCAATATTTTCAGCCCTCGTATCAGTATTActcatttcaattacaaaacTCTTCCATTCTTATTTCTCAATACCATTCTCACCATTCAATGTTTCCATTCCTATTGCCACGACCCTTTCTGTTCTAATCATATGCAAATTTTTCTTAACTTCTAAAACCCACTCTTCCACTCCCCCTGGTCCTCTATCAGTTCCTATATTTGGTAACTGGTTGCAAGTTGGCAACGATCTCAACCACCGTCTTCTAGCGTCAATGTCACAGACCTATGGTCCTGTGTTCCTACTCAAACTAGGTTCCAAAAACTTGGTTGTGGTCTCTGATCCCGAGCTCGCCACCCAAGTGCTCCATTCACAAGGTGTGGAATTTGGCTCGCGCCCACGAAATGTTGTGTTTGATATCTTCACTGGGAACGGCCAAGACATGGTTTTCACTGTTTATGGTGACCACTGGCGCAAAATGCGCAGAATCATGACGCTGCCATTCTTCACCAACAAGGTTGTCCACAACTACAGCAGCATGTGGGAGGAGGAGATGGACCTGGTGGTGCGTGACCTCAACCTGAATGAGAGAGTGAGGAGCGAAGGCATTGTTATCAGAAAGCGGCTTCAGTTGATGCTATACAATATCATGTATAGGATGATGTTTGACGCCAAGTTTGAGTCACAAGAGGACCCTTTGTTCATTCAGGCCACGAGGTTTAACTCCGAGAGAAGCCGTTTGGCACAGAGTTTTGAATACAATTATGGGGATTTTATACCATTGCTCAGGCCGTTCTTGAGGGGGTACCTAAACAAGTGCAAGGACTTGCAATCTAGGAGGCTTGCATTTTTCAACACCCACTACGTTGAGAAAAGAAg ACAAATAATGGCTGCCAACGGGGAGAAACACAAGATCAGCTGTGCTATTGATCACATCATAGATGCACAGATGAAGGGAGAAATCagtgaagagaatgtgataTATATAGTAGAAAACATCAACGTTGCAGCAATCGAGACAACATTATGGTCCATGGAATGGGCAATAGCAGAGTTGGTTAATCATCCAAGCGTTCAAAAGAAGATACGTGATGAGATATCAGAAGTGCTTAAAGGGGAGCCAGTGACGGAATCCAACCTACACGAGCTCCCATACTTACAAGCAACTGTGAAAGAAACACTGAGACTTCACACCCCGATTCCTCTCTTGGTGCCCCACATGAACCTGGAAGAAGCAAAGTTAGGAGGGTACACTATACCAAAGGAGTCCAAGGTGGTGGTGAATGCTTGGTGGCTTGCGAACAACCCATCATGGTGGAAGAATCCAGAGGAGTTCAGGCCAGAAAGGTTTTTGCAAGAGGAGTGTGCAACAGATGCTGTTGCTGGAGGAAAGGTTGATTTTAGGTTCGTGCCATTTGGTGTGGGGAGGAGGAGTTGCCCTGGAATCATACTTGCATTACCAATACTTGGACTTGTGATAGCAAAAATGGTGTCAAATTTTGAGCTGAGTGCTCCAAAAGGGACAAAGATAGATGTAAGTGAAAAAGGAGGGCAATTCAGCTTGCACATTGCCAACCACTCCACTGTCTTGTTCCATCCAATTAGAACCCTGTGA
- the LOC108325853 gene encoding uncharacterized protein LOC108325853 isoform X1, protein MATDARDSRHKHRRSPSPEDVDRSSKRHKHRHRHRHRHRHGSKKRDEDIEFDDRTIAAVPCPTPHRHVQEDDVEEGEILDDEALDSEVGKKETESDVEPGEIKVTGDRDVQSDNQNSGDLTVNSETNEDIRVDKFISPATNADGVSPNRLSAETQDGKHATDGLDNGYLNPKSSRADKSRNGELGHFKGNEKLKGDFDALEANVRKTHFHRNSSSESGGDKGRISGSSPSHGRYRSRSRSIGHTRDRSRSRSVIDEYDHSKRRRSEYDYDEERVRARGREHGHGSVVDDRREYSSGYHNREAHDRDRSRDRDLYSEKKQEETSRGKEIERDRQRVKERERSRERYKRDVEKDRSREREDRDRRQEKERDRSWETVFERDMRREKERDRSRDRTRDAKRDRDLENERDDKNRERDNIKERARRDDRYRHKDRDTANGKDRHVRHEDGNDNGDKYRKHSRHEENDYHWDRKRNPGNPVKDYTSRGGSTAEVDESKLTSSEVEPDDLEEDTLHLPDQEEEDLNRIKEESRRRREAIMEKYKKQHQQVEVVGNERKDKDTDSQTETYEAHDGKNDDADYVEPSFAVGKSPENVTVASQKISLAGGLGEGTPKSERSEDKYCDDIFGETPTGVRKSGKGDGLMIERVGLHDNWDDAEGYYSYRIGEILDGRYEVTAAHGRGVFSTVVRAKNLKVGNGEPEEVAIKIIRNNDTMYKAGMDELVILKKLVGADPDDKRHCVRFLSSFRYRNHLCLVFESLNMNLREVLKKFGRNIGLRLTAVRAYAKQLFIALKHLRNCGVLHCDIKPDNMLVNEAKNVLKLCDFGNAMFAGKNEVTPYLVSRFYRAPEIILGLAYDHPLDIWSVGCCLYELYVGKVLFPGLTNNDMLRLHMELKGPFPKKMLRKGAFTEQHFDQDLNFLATEEDPVTKKAIKRLILNIKPKDIGTLITGSSGEDPKMLANFRDLLEKVFVLDPDKRLTVSQALNHPFITGVSSQLSAC, encoded by the exons ATGGCTACCGATGCCCGTGACTCGCGTCACAAGCATCGCCGATCACCCTCCCCAGAGGATGTGGACAGATCCTCGAAGCGCCACAAGCACCGCCATCGCCATCGCCACCGCCACCGTCACGGGAGCAAAAAGCGCGATGAAGATATTGAATTCGACGATCGAACAATTGCTGCTGTTCCTTGTCCAACTCCGCATAGACATGTACAGGAGGACGATGTGGAGGAAGGAGAGATCCTCGACGACGAAGCTCTCGATAGCGAGGTAGGGAAAAAAGAGACTGAATCTGATGTCGAACCTGGTGAAATCAAGGTGACTGGAGATCGAGATGTTCAATCCGATAATCAAAATTCG GGAGACCTCACTGTAAATTCAGAAACTAATGAGGACATCAGGgttgataaatttattagtcCTGCAACCAATGCAGATGGTGTCTCTCCTAATCGTTTAAGTGCTGAGACTCAAGATGGAAAGCATGCTACAGATGGTCTGGACAATGGTTATTTGAATCCTAAATCTTCCAGGGCAGATAAGTCGCGGAATGGTGAGCTTGGACATTTTAAAGGGAATGAGAAACTAAAAGGTGACTTTGATGCACTGGAGGCTAATGTTAGGAAAACACATTTCCATAGGAATTCGTCATCCGAAAGTGGGGGAGACAAAGGTAGAATATCAGGAAGTTCTCCTTCTCATGGCAGATATAGAAGTCGATCAAGATCAATTGGTCATACAAGAGACAGGTCTCGTTCTCGTAGTGTCATAGATGAATATGATCATTCCAAGAGAAGGCGCTCTGAATATGACTATGATGAGGAAAGAGTGAGGGCACGTGGAAGGGAACATGGTCATGGAAGTGTGGTAGATGATAGAAGGGAATAcagtagtggatatcacaatcGCGAGGCCCATGATAGAGATAGGAGTAGGGATAGAGACTTGTACAGCGAAAAAAAACAAGAGGAAACAAGCAGGGGTAAGGAGATTGAGAGGGACCGCCAAAGGGTAAAGGAACGTGAAAGGAGCCGTGAGAGATATAAAAGGGATGTAGAAAAAGACAGGAGCAGGGAAAGGGAGGATAGGGACAGGAGgcaagaaaaggaaagagatagGAGCTGGGAGACGGTGTTTGAGAGGGATATGAGAAGGGAAAAGGAAAGAGATAGGAGTAGGGACAGAACAAGAGATGCTAAGAGAGATAGAGACCTGGAGAATGAAAGGGATGATAAGAATCGAGAAAGGGATAATATTAAGGAGAGGGCAAGGCGTGATGATAGATATAGGCACAAGGATAGAGACACTGCAAATGGTAAAGATAGGCATGTGCGTCATGAAGATGGTAATGACAATGGAGATAAATATAGAAAACATTCGAGACATGAAGAAAATGATTACCATTGGGATAGAAAAAGAAATCCTGGTAATCCTGTAAAGGATTATACTTCAAGGGGGGGAAGTACTGCAGAAGTGGATGAAAGCAAACTAACAAG CAGTGAGGTTGAACCAGATGACTTAGAGGAGGATACATTGCACTTACCTgaccaagaagaggaagatcTCAACAGGATCAAAGAagaaagtagaagaagaagggaagCAATAATGGAGAAATACAAGAAACAGCATCAGCAAGTAGAAGTGGTTGGAAATGAACGAAAAG ACAAGGATACAGACAGTCAAACTGAAACCTATGAAGCACATGATGGTAAGAATGATGATGCCGATTATGTGGAGCCATCATTTGCTGTTGGAAAATCTCCTGAAAATGTGACTGTTGCTTCTCAGAAGATATCTCTTGCTGGAGGCCTGGGAGAGGGTACTCCAAAG AGTGAAAGGTCAGAGGACAAGTACTGTGACGATATATTTGGGGAGACACCAACGGGAGTTCGAAAATCA GGAAAAGGTGATGGTTTAATGATTGAAAGGGTTGGCCTACATGACAACTGGGATGATGCAGAGGGATACTACA GCTATCGAATTGGTGAAATACTTGATGGCCGGTATGAAGTCACTGCTGCACACGGGAGGGGTGTCTTTTCAACAGTTGTTCGGGCAAAGAATCTGAAGGTGGGAAATGGTGAGCCAGAGGAAGTAGCAATAAAAATAATTCGTAATAATGACACCAT GTACAAGGCTGGTATGGATGAATTGGTCATATTGAAGAAATTAGTAGGTGCAGATCCAGATGATAAACGTCATTGTGTTCGTTTCCTTTCAAGTTTTAGATACAGGAATCATCTTTGTTTAGTTTTTGAATCTCTTAATATGAATCTCCGTGAGGTTTTAAAGAAGTTTGGTCGCAATATTGGCCTTAGGCTAACAGCTGTGAGAGCATACGCAAAACAGCTTTTTATTGCCTTGAAGCATCTCCGGAACTGTGGTGTTCTTCATTGTGACATAAAGCCAGATAATATGTTG GTAAATGAGGCTAAAAATGTTTTGAAGCTTTGTGACTTTGGTAATGCAATGTTTGCTGGTAAAAATGAAGTTACACCATATCTTGTGAGTCGTTTTTATCGTGCCCCAGAAATAA TACTTGGCTTGGCATATGATCATCCATTGGATATTTGGTCTGTAGGCTGTTGTTTGTATGAGTTATATGTAGGTAAGGTTCTTTTCCCTGGGCTTACTAACAATGACATGCTACGACTTCACATGGAACTGAAGGGCCCTTTTCCAAAGAAGATGCTACGAAAG GGAGCATTTACTGAACAACATTTTGATCAGGACCTGAATTTTCTTGCAACAGAGGAAGATCCTGTGACAAAAAAG GCCATAAAGCGGCTGATTCTCAACATTAAGCCAAAAGATATTGGGACACTCATCACTGGCTCTTCCGGGGAGGATCCAAAAATGTTGGCCAACTTTAGGGATCTTTTGGAAAAAGTTTTTGTCCTGGATCCAGACAAGAGGCTGACAGTGTCACAAGCTCTGAACCACCCATTCATCACTG GAGTGTCATCACAGTTGTCAGCATGTTGA
- the LOC108325853 gene encoding uncharacterized protein LOC108325853 isoform X2: MATDARDSRHKHRRSPSPEDVDRSSKRHKHRHRHRHRHRHGSKKRDEDIEFDDRTIAAVPCPTPHRHVQEDDVEEGEILDDEALDSEVGKKETESDVEPGEIKVTGDRDVQSDNQNSGDLTVNSETNEDIRVDKFISPATNADGVSPNRLSAETQDGKHATDGLDNGYLNPKSSRADKSRNGELGHFKGNEKLKGDFDALEANVRKTHFHRNSSSESGGDKGRISGSSPSHGRYRSRSRSIGHTRDRSRSRSVIDEYDHSKRRRSEYDYDEERVRARGREHGHGSVVDDRREYSSGYHNREAHDRDRSRDRDLYSEKKQEETSRGKEIERDRQRVKERERSRERYKRDVEKDRSREREDRDRRQEKERDRSWETVFERDMRREKERDRSRDRTRDAKRDRDLENERDDKNRERDNIKERARRDDRYRHKDRDTANGKDRHVRHEDGNDNGDKYRKHSRHEENDYHWDRKRNPGNPVKDYTSRGGSTAEVDESKLTSSEVEPDDLEEDTLHLPDQEEEDLNRIKEESRRRREAIMEKYKKQHQQVEVVGNERKDKDTDSQTETYEAHDGKNDDADYVEPSFAVGKSPENVTVASQKISLAGGLGEGTPKSERSEDKYCDDIFGETPTGVRKSGKGDGLMIERVGLHDNWDDAEGYYSYRIGEILDGRYEVTAAHGRGVFSTVVRAKNLKVGNGEPEEVAIKIIRNNDTMYKAGMDELVILKKLVGADPDDKRHCVRFLSSFRYRNHLCLVFESLNMNLREVLKKFGRNIGLRLTAVRAYAKQLFIALKHLRNCGVLHCDIKPDNMLVNEAKNVLKLCDFGNAMFAGKNEVTPYLVSRFYRAPEIILGLAYDHPLDIWSVGCCLYELYVGKVLFPGLTNNDMLRLHMELKGPFPKKMLRKGAFTEQHFDQDLNFLATEEDPVTKKAIKRLILNIKPKDIGTLITGSSGEDPKMLANFRDLLEKVFVLDPDKRLTVSQALNHPFITGK, encoded by the exons ATGGCTACCGATGCCCGTGACTCGCGTCACAAGCATCGCCGATCACCCTCCCCAGAGGATGTGGACAGATCCTCGAAGCGCCACAAGCACCGCCATCGCCATCGCCACCGCCACCGTCACGGGAGCAAAAAGCGCGATGAAGATATTGAATTCGACGATCGAACAATTGCTGCTGTTCCTTGTCCAACTCCGCATAGACATGTACAGGAGGACGATGTGGAGGAAGGAGAGATCCTCGACGACGAAGCTCTCGATAGCGAGGTAGGGAAAAAAGAGACTGAATCTGATGTCGAACCTGGTGAAATCAAGGTGACTGGAGATCGAGATGTTCAATCCGATAATCAAAATTCG GGAGACCTCACTGTAAATTCAGAAACTAATGAGGACATCAGGgttgataaatttattagtcCTGCAACCAATGCAGATGGTGTCTCTCCTAATCGTTTAAGTGCTGAGACTCAAGATGGAAAGCATGCTACAGATGGTCTGGACAATGGTTATTTGAATCCTAAATCTTCCAGGGCAGATAAGTCGCGGAATGGTGAGCTTGGACATTTTAAAGGGAATGAGAAACTAAAAGGTGACTTTGATGCACTGGAGGCTAATGTTAGGAAAACACATTTCCATAGGAATTCGTCATCCGAAAGTGGGGGAGACAAAGGTAGAATATCAGGAAGTTCTCCTTCTCATGGCAGATATAGAAGTCGATCAAGATCAATTGGTCATACAAGAGACAGGTCTCGTTCTCGTAGTGTCATAGATGAATATGATCATTCCAAGAGAAGGCGCTCTGAATATGACTATGATGAGGAAAGAGTGAGGGCACGTGGAAGGGAACATGGTCATGGAAGTGTGGTAGATGATAGAAGGGAATAcagtagtggatatcacaatcGCGAGGCCCATGATAGAGATAGGAGTAGGGATAGAGACTTGTACAGCGAAAAAAAACAAGAGGAAACAAGCAGGGGTAAGGAGATTGAGAGGGACCGCCAAAGGGTAAAGGAACGTGAAAGGAGCCGTGAGAGATATAAAAGGGATGTAGAAAAAGACAGGAGCAGGGAAAGGGAGGATAGGGACAGGAGgcaagaaaaggaaagagatagGAGCTGGGAGACGGTGTTTGAGAGGGATATGAGAAGGGAAAAGGAAAGAGATAGGAGTAGGGACAGAACAAGAGATGCTAAGAGAGATAGAGACCTGGAGAATGAAAGGGATGATAAGAATCGAGAAAGGGATAATATTAAGGAGAGGGCAAGGCGTGATGATAGATATAGGCACAAGGATAGAGACACTGCAAATGGTAAAGATAGGCATGTGCGTCATGAAGATGGTAATGACAATGGAGATAAATATAGAAAACATTCGAGACATGAAGAAAATGATTACCATTGGGATAGAAAAAGAAATCCTGGTAATCCTGTAAAGGATTATACTTCAAGGGGGGGAAGTACTGCAGAAGTGGATGAAAGCAAACTAACAAG CAGTGAGGTTGAACCAGATGACTTAGAGGAGGATACATTGCACTTACCTgaccaagaagaggaagatcTCAACAGGATCAAAGAagaaagtagaagaagaagggaagCAATAATGGAGAAATACAAGAAACAGCATCAGCAAGTAGAAGTGGTTGGAAATGAACGAAAAG ACAAGGATACAGACAGTCAAACTGAAACCTATGAAGCACATGATGGTAAGAATGATGATGCCGATTATGTGGAGCCATCATTTGCTGTTGGAAAATCTCCTGAAAATGTGACTGTTGCTTCTCAGAAGATATCTCTTGCTGGAGGCCTGGGAGAGGGTACTCCAAAG AGTGAAAGGTCAGAGGACAAGTACTGTGACGATATATTTGGGGAGACACCAACGGGAGTTCGAAAATCA GGAAAAGGTGATGGTTTAATGATTGAAAGGGTTGGCCTACATGACAACTGGGATGATGCAGAGGGATACTACA GCTATCGAATTGGTGAAATACTTGATGGCCGGTATGAAGTCACTGCTGCACACGGGAGGGGTGTCTTTTCAACAGTTGTTCGGGCAAAGAATCTGAAGGTGGGAAATGGTGAGCCAGAGGAAGTAGCAATAAAAATAATTCGTAATAATGACACCAT GTACAAGGCTGGTATGGATGAATTGGTCATATTGAAGAAATTAGTAGGTGCAGATCCAGATGATAAACGTCATTGTGTTCGTTTCCTTTCAAGTTTTAGATACAGGAATCATCTTTGTTTAGTTTTTGAATCTCTTAATATGAATCTCCGTGAGGTTTTAAAGAAGTTTGGTCGCAATATTGGCCTTAGGCTAACAGCTGTGAGAGCATACGCAAAACAGCTTTTTATTGCCTTGAAGCATCTCCGGAACTGTGGTGTTCTTCATTGTGACATAAAGCCAGATAATATGTTG GTAAATGAGGCTAAAAATGTTTTGAAGCTTTGTGACTTTGGTAATGCAATGTTTGCTGGTAAAAATGAAGTTACACCATATCTTGTGAGTCGTTTTTATCGTGCCCCAGAAATAA TACTTGGCTTGGCATATGATCATCCATTGGATATTTGGTCTGTAGGCTGTTGTTTGTATGAGTTATATGTAGGTAAGGTTCTTTTCCCTGGGCTTACTAACAATGACATGCTACGACTTCACATGGAACTGAAGGGCCCTTTTCCAAAGAAGATGCTACGAAAG GGAGCATTTACTGAACAACATTTTGATCAGGACCTGAATTTTCTTGCAACAGAGGAAGATCCTGTGACAAAAAAG GCCATAAAGCGGCTGATTCTCAACATTAAGCCAAAAGATATTGGGACACTCATCACTGGCTCTTCCGGGGAGGATCCAAAAATGTTGGCCAACTTTAGGGATCTTTTGGAAAAAGTTTTTGTCCTGGATCCAGACAAGAGGCTGACAGTGTCACAAGCTCTGAACCACCCATTCATCACTGGCAAGTGA